Proteins co-encoded in one Myripristis murdjan chromosome 4, fMyrMur1.1, whole genome shotgun sequence genomic window:
- the LOC115357568 gene encoding occludin has translation MFEKQRYDSPPVYSPPYGAPSNNGYGPPGSFQAPRSEYDPYPPPPGSYYIEDKPQHFYKWLSPPGIVKAMMAVVIVLCVGIFACVASTLMWDIQYGMGMGGFGTGMGYGSGFIGGSYGSGYGGYGGYGGYGGYYSSYPTPYSAKTAMIAMAAINFIVSLGFFIASFSKTNMFRSRKFFLVILITSIIMAVLQGIINIVYIVGVNPMAQSSSSMMYNPMLMMCQSLYQTSYSQMGGVGGFPMYNQYLYHYCFVDPQEGVAMVCGFLLVIALAVAAFFAHKTRGKIWRYGKPNIYWEEPLTGGLAPEGRDVEEWVNNVEESHSTQDAPTLVLSEKGGGPLNASANSVISYPPPKMDSSSINGDTYNNNEYSERPTSRPSEVLSHGGGTSSSPSEETGGGRKPSANRGKRRRRNPELDESQYETEYTTGGETGNELDPEEWESIYPEITSDEQRHEYKREFDADLREYKHLCADMDDINDQLNKLSRQLDTLDDSSPKYQAVAEEYNRLKDLKRTPDYQFKKQECRRLRHKLFHIKRMVKDYDKSH, from the exons ATGTTTGAGAAGCAGCGCTATGACAGCCCACCTGTCTACAGTCCTCCCTACGGCGCGCCATCCAACAATGGCTACGGCCCACCAGGCAGCTTCCAGGCGCCCCGGAGTGAGTACGACCCTTACCCGCCTCCGCCCGGCTCTTACTACATCGAGGACAAACCTCAGCATTTCTACAAGTGGCTGTCACCTCCTGGGATCGTCAAGGCCATGATGGCGGTGGTGATCGTTCTGTGTGTGGGGATATTCGCCTGTGTGGCCTCCACCCTGATGTGGGACATCCAGTACGGGATGGGCATGGGAGGCTTTGGCACCGGGATGGGCTATGGCAGTGGATTCATCGGGGGCAGCTATGGGTCAGGATACGGTGGATATGGGGGCTACGGCGGCTATGGTGGCTACTACAGCTCCTACCCGACACCATATTCAGCCAAAACTGCCATGATCGCCATGGCGGCCATTAACTTCATCGTGTCACTGGGATTTTTCATCGCCAGCTTCTCAAAAACCAACATGTTCCGCAGCAGGAAGTTCTTCCTGGTCATCCTGATAACTAGCATCATCATGGCCGTCCTGCAG GGCATCATAAACATTGTGTACATCGTGGGTGTGAACCCCATGGCCCAGAGCTCCTCTAGCATGATGTACAACCCCATGCTCATGATGTGTCAGAGCCTCTACCAGACCAGCTACTCCCAGATGGGAGGAGTGGGAGGCTTCCCCATGTACAACCAGTACCTCTACCACTACTGCTTTGTGGACCCACAAGAG ggtgttgccatggtttgtgGATTCCTGCTTGTCATTGCCTTGGCTGTCGCCGCTTTTTTCGCACACAAAACACGAGGCAAGATCTGGCGCTATGGGAAGCCCAACATCTACTGGGAAGAGCCGCTCACTGGTGGGCTGGCTCCCGAAGGCAGAGATGTAGAAGAATGG GTGAACAATGTGGAGGAAAGTCACAGTACGCAGGACGCCCCGACCCTGGTGCTGTCCGAGAAGGGGGGCGGGCCGCTCAACGCCTCGGCCAACAGTGTCATCTCCTACCCGCCGCCCAAGAtggacagcagctccatcaaCGGGGACACCTACAACAACAACGA GTACTCGGAGCGGCCCACCAGTCGACCATCAGAGGTGCTCTCTCACGGCGGGGGGACGAGCTCCAGCCCCTCGGAGGAGACGGGAGGGGGCCGCAAGCCCTCGGCCAACAGGGGGAAGAGACGCAGACGTAACCCGGAGCTGGATGAGTCTCAGTACGAGACCGAGTACACCACAGGGGGAGAGACGGGCAACGAGCTCGACCCAGAGGAGTGGGAGAG TATCTACCCGGAGATAACGTCCGACGAGCAGCGCCACGAGTACAAGAGGGAGTTCGACGCTGACCTCAGGGAGTACAAGCACCTGTGCGCCGACATGGACGACATCAACGATCAGCTGAACAAACTCAGCCGACAGCTGGACACGCTAGACGACAGCTCTCCCAAATACCAG gCTGTGGCGGAGGAATATAATCGACTGAAGGACCTAAAGCGG ACGCCAGACTACCAGTTCAAGAAGCAGGAGTGTCGCAGGCTGAGGCACAAACTGTTCCACATCAAACGCATGGTGAAGGACTACGACAAGAGCCACTAA